The following is a genomic window from Chanos chanos chromosome 1, fChaCha1.1, whole genome shotgun sequence.
TGTCTCACGGCTCATTATCGCCATCTATCGTCCAGGAGTCCACATGTacatctatatatctatatctatatctatatgtgtatgtgtacatattcCATATAGAtagatgcatacatacatacatacacacacacacacacacacacacacacacacacacacacacacacatatatatatatatatatatatatatatatacacacacacacacatatatatatatatatatatatatatatatatatatgtatgtatgtgtatgtgtgtgtgtgtgtgtgtgtgtgtgtgtgtatatatatatatatatatatatatataatacaatatatacaatatatatacacaatatatatacatatatatacacatatacatacatacatacatatacatatatgcaatATATAAATACAGCAGTAAACAGTCTTAACAGCTTTAGTTTCCTGAAAGTGATAAATTATTCACAAGGAGGAAATCGGGGGAAGATTAAATAAGggggaaatgaatgaaaaaatttaataataaataacaatttgTGGAGAGATGGGTGGTAAAAGTCAAAGTAATGCATGTGAATATctggttaaaaacacacaagaaaatgcctgaacacacacgcgcgcagacagacacacacacacacacagcttgggCACCCCAGGGCAAAGTCTGTTTCAgtgaagtgtatgtgtgtgcatgagagagagagagagcgagagagagagagagagagagagagagagagattataacAAATTATACAAAttataacaacaaaaagagaaacatactGCCTACTggaaaaacacaatcacaaaatgaacttaaatgcTCTTTGGGCTCAAACAGAGAGGTCATGATAGAATATCCGACTACCATGACTGATCACAAGCTAAGGAGGACACTGATTGCAGCAGTCAAACAGTTTGATCCTCTTTCTTGTCAAGAAGAAATGTCACATGGAAGTGCCACTTAAGATAAACTTCCATTCATGGAAATGCCACATAAGAGAAACTTCCATTCACGGAAATGCCACATAAGAGAAACTTGAGTTAAGAGAACACCCAAGAGTAATAACAATTGCAGCTAGACATGTTGCAGTCTGTCATAAACCTAGGAAGAGTCACTGGACAAACTGACATTAGACAGCAGTTAAATTAATTGGTTATACATTTATTTGCATTTCCAactaattattttatttttaactttattacctttttttcttgtcatatattttatgtctgtttaatGTTTACTGTATGGTCGTGGTTCTGACAATTCTGCCTTAcagtcatgcaaaaaaaaaaaaaagctcccttCGAAAttgagagagaacgagagagagagagcactggatTCTCCAGATGTAAAGTTCTCATGAGGGCATTTTCCCCGTTGTCTGTAAATGATGCGGGTAAGCACAATGAGGAAGAGAGCACTGAATGCGAAGTTCACTTTAGTTTAGCTGAACACGTGACAAGAAGTAAATTTACAGTTTATGTTTGATGAGGGTACTTTACACTTGTAAAACTGAGAAATGAACTGACATGGACGAACGTTCTTCTTTAAAAGAGAGGAGATTTGCACGGTCTCTTAATCGCTTTTAGACCTGTTTGTTAAGATTAGCTGGAGTAATTCAACGGTAATAATGGCTTGGTTTAATGAAGGTCTCTGCATTTTACCTTTCTTTTTGGTAGTGTGGTCCTCAAGTACATTTGTAATTCCTTACATAATCGCAGTGCTTCTCGGACATGTTGATGTAATATTTCCATATATAAGGTAAGTGATTTTTTGGCATGCGCTGATATTGGTATCTGATGTAGAGATTACACTTTCGTCGTGTAATGAAACCGTTGTGTGAATAGTCGTCTTGACTTCACAAACAGTGAAAATCCGCTTGAGCCTGAACAAGTGctacagaaaatgaaattataCACATCAGATGTTTTTAAACTATGaaatacagctgtgtgtaacaACTTATATTATTCACTTAGATCAAATAGATCAGTTTCGTTTTCAGCCGAAGTGTTTAAGGCCCCTTTGGTTGATGCTTACACATCCCAGCTGTGCGGGGGCGATTGAGGATAAACATCCGCTGAGTGCATTAAAGCCAGTTTCACTTTAAACCTAGGAAAATCCAGagtaaaaatgcatttacagcTATGATAGCGACTCGGCTACACTTTTGCCTTTAAAGTAATTTGTTACATAGTTTTAAAACTTAGACTAAATGAAAGTGTTTCAAACTGCCTTAGCAAACATGCCCAGAAAATAACCAGTCGATTGCAAACTAGTCTCTAATCGCCTTGAACACATGGGTTTTTCTAGGGTACCTGTAGTACATTAAAAGACCTGTTTCTTTTCCTATTTCTCAACCGTATGTGCTTCCAGTGACACGGGGGCAGTCCCACCAGAGAGCTGCATCTTCGGGTTGATGACAGTAATTACAGCCTTTGCAGGTGAGAGAGTAGGGCACATGCTTTGAACTGTcgtttatctttctttttttgatcaaatgatctgttctttctttctttctttctttctttctttctttgtgtgactcactcactcaatttACTCAACCACTTTGAATATAACCAATAACCATGGCCTGTAATCACACAACTGATACGGTGAACATGTGGTTTCATCCATAATGATGAATGGTCTGTGGACATGTCTGGTTGTGTGACCATACTCCTTTTAAGTGAATGGTGTCTCAACTGTAACCAGCCACTTTCACAAAAAGGAGGCCTGATATAGCACCCTGTTAGCTTTGCTAAACAACTAATACTGTGTGAGCTTAAGTTCGTGGACTTCCCTTTGGACAAATTCTATCGTATGTATACACTTCTCTTTCTgtagaaaatgaaagcaaacatTTTCAGCAAAAGAGAGGGCAAGATTTTCTGCTCAAGTAAAGTTTGAGCTCACAAATGCTCCATGGATGACTTATGAGACAAAAACCTCAAAAGCCATCTGGAGAAGTGAAATGCAGTTGAGTCACTGAGTGGCTTTTTGTGCTAGCTGTACTCATGACTTCTCTGGGAAGTTTTCATATTTCGCAACTAAACTGCCACAATACCCCCACAATATAGAAATCAGTACACAAGTAAAACTGCTTTTTCCCTgcattttttaattgttgatgTACATCATTACAACTAATCATGTCAATGTGTTAATGTTATTTACTTTTTCAAATCCAATAACATCACTATTTACTCCCTTACTTACTAGTGTTCATTTATCTGTCATTACAAAtgcactgaaaatcactgaCCATGTGACTAGCTTCGGTCTGTAAAAACCTTTAACACACCACAATACTGATTTATAAATATCGAGTTGATCTATGATTTTGTCTCCCAGCACTGGCCACTATGTATGCAAAGTACAAGTTTATGGAGAGGCTGAATGAGAAGACTGGTGGGGTGCCGCGTAAACTCAATCAAGCCGCCCTTGGTCTGGGAATCATCTCTTGTTTCGGAATGGGAATTGTAGCTACGTTTCAGGTGCTTGCTATCTCAATATCAAATTTCAGAAGAAAATGGGTTTTTGTAAAATCATAGTTTGATCTGTAAGTCATTATTTTCTTGTCCTGATCTCACAAGGAGACGGAAGTGAGAGCAGTCCATGACCTCGgggcctttctttttttcttctccggAGTGCTTTACACCATCCTTCAGAGTATCATCTCATTTCGAGCATATCCATACGGAACGTCGTTCGCTGTGTGTGTCATCCGTGTTGTCATCGCTACTGTAGCCTCTGTGGCAGTTTTTCCAAGTATCCTTTCTTGCTTCTAGACTGCAGGTTGGCAGATGCTCCTGAATGTGTGGTCGGTAAGTATTGGAGCAAAAGCTAGCATACGCTGCCGTTCCACAGGAAGAGGTATGCCTACTTGCCCCCTACCTAGACACCTAAACTTTATGACTTTGGTCAGATTTTCCTTAATCTTGTTCCTTTAGCTATTATCTGTGCAGCATTTGTCAGTGAGACCAAGTTGCACTGGACCAGTGAGGACAAGGTGAAGTATGGACACATCTGGCCAGTGCCTGAATAGACTTGTTTACTGATTAATGTCATACTACCACACCAACAGCCTtgtgtaaacacacaggcttacattccctctctgtttctctcacactaCAGGACTATACACTCCATTTAGCTAGTGCTGTTAGTGAATGGACAGTTGCCTTCAGCtttgtgttcttcttcttcacttACTTACAGGAGTTCAAGGTGAGTTTTAAGTGCTTGGCTGGCTACCCTGCATGCAGGTTGTTGTGTCACTCTCTTCTGTCCTTGTCCTCCCTCAAGTGCACCCATAtcgctgttctgtttttttaacctcttgACCAAAGCCTGCCCGTCTTGGCCCTATCTGAGCACTGATAGAAAAGCATTAGCTAAAACAGCTAACACTGACACCAAATAAAAAATCCAGGGAAAgtaattatttaatttgaagACAAAATCCTTAGACAACTTCATAAAATTGTGTATCTGTCCCAGTTAtttaaagcaaaacacaaaatcaaagaAATGTCTAAAAATTTGCTCAGATTATCTGGTTAAACTCAGGTTAATCTTGTACACAGAGTAAAATTTCTTAATTACCAAGATGAATTTAGTTCATAAGATAAAAATGTCAAAGTAAGTACTTTTATAAGATACAAAAcgtcaaaatgaatattttgctGCTTGGTCTGAAGAGCAATATTCAAAACTGACATCAGTTTTTCAAAACACGTTTGAATACAGAATCAAGGCTTTGAATGAACTGTTTTTCCTGGCCTTTCTGTTCTACAGCAATTCACACTCACAGTAAAAGCTGACGTAGTGGAGTACATCTGACCCGGATACCAGAATGTAGGACTACAAAACTAACACAGTTCAGAGCATTTTTtctattgttgttttttagagactttgtttacactttttgcACAGACTTTGTAATTTTTTACAAACAATTGTTgctttaatttaacattttaaatgtatactTTTGCTGTGTCAATGATATAGATGCTGTTATACATGTGTGAATTATGGGCTGATTAACAATTGATTCATTTAACTGTATCTGAAATAGTGCATCACTTGTGTACTGTATATTAAGTGTTGAGGTTGAAGAACCCAGCTTGCCCCAAAAATGTACTTCACAACAGAGATGGCCTTGTTTGGCTTATTTTTGACACTTGTCTGTGT
Proteins encoded in this region:
- the dram1 gene encoding DNA damage-regulated autophagy modulator protein 1, whose amino-acid sequence is MAWFNEGLCILPFFLVVWSSSTFVIPYIIAVLLGHVDVIFPYISDTGAVPPESCIFGLMTVITAFAALATMYAKYKFMERLNEKTGGVPRKLNQAALGLGIISCFGMGIVATFQETEVRAVHDLGAFLFFFSGVLYTILQSIISFRAYPYGTSFAVCVIRVVIATVASVAVFPTIICAAFVSETKLHWTSEDKDYTLHLASAVSEWTVAFSFVFFFFTYLQEFKQFTLTVKADVVEYI